The following are from one region of the Vibrio rarus genome:
- a CDS encoding metal-dependent hydrolase family protein, whose translation MKKTLLASSLALVATLAFAEEEAQLPQTLFQNVDIFNGTENKLYEDHFVLVEGNIITSISQKDIDVRDDAVVIDGTGKTLTPGFIENHAHLMLMGPTLPAMESNTTWEDFAIHGTRMAEMYLMQGFTTVRDAGGANGGLRRAIDAGEIVGPRYYPSGAFLSSRGGHADFANYTAPVGEDTNFGRLNMAQEVDSVAEVKKYARNNFRMGATQLKYMQSGGVVSAFDPWQLLAGSPEEVGAAVEVADTYGSYVMAHSYRKEAIIGALNAGVRSIEHGFMFDCEISDLMEEKGAYITTNLTAFDPNLLEIPAVKNVPSSLAKAKSASAAFKDYIPNMKKCPAPRGFQTDCVGSVDACNIQVAYEKKLNNDFFGPFESLKTLTSVGGEIATLSGEFMNPYPDAKLGVIEKGAYADILLLDGNPFEDFSVVGTGDKWFGAEKRPESPETIQLIMKDGVIYKNTL comes from the coding sequence ATGAAGAAAACTCTACTTGCTTCCTCGTTAGCATTGGTTGCCACATTGGCCTTTGCTGAAGAAGAGGCTCAACTCCCACAAACGTTGTTTCAAAACGTTGACATTTTTAATGGTACTGAAAACAAGTTATATGAAGATCATTTTGTCTTGGTTGAGGGGAATATCATTACCTCTATCTCGCAAAAAGATATTGATGTGCGTGATGATGCCGTTGTCATTGATGGTACAGGTAAAACCTTAACTCCTGGCTTTATTGAAAACCACGCCCACTTGATGCTTATGGGGCCGACGTTGCCAGCGATGGAATCCAACACTACATGGGAAGATTTCGCCATCCACGGTACACGTATGGCGGAAATGTACCTGATGCAAGGCTTTACCACCGTACGTGATGCTGGTGGTGCTAATGGTGGCCTGCGTAGAGCTATCGATGCTGGTGAAATTGTTGGTCCTCGTTACTACCCATCAGGTGCATTTTTGAGCTCGCGTGGTGGTCATGCCGATTTTGCTAACTATACAGCGCCTGTCGGTGAAGACACCAACTTTGGCCGCTTAAACATGGCGCAAGAAGTAGATAGCGTAGCGGAAGTTAAAAAGTACGCTCGTAACAACTTCCGTATGGGTGCTACACAGCTTAAATACATGCAGTCTGGTGGTGTAGTTTCAGCCTTTGACCCATGGCAATTACTCGCAGGCTCCCCTGAAGAAGTAGGTGCAGCTGTTGAGGTAGCCGACACATACGGCAGTTATGTTATGGCGCACTCATACCGAAAAGAAGCGATCATTGGTGCACTAAACGCAGGCGTTAGGTCCATTGAGCATGGCTTCATGTTCGACTGTGAAATTTCAGATCTCATGGAAGAAAAAGGGGCGTACATTACCACTAACTTAACCGCCTTTGATCCCAATCTTCTTGAAATTCCAGCCGTGAAAAATGTGCCATCAAGCTTAGCGAAAGCAAAATCGGCTTCAGCTGCATTTAAAGATTACATCCCGAACATGAAAAAGTGTCCGGCTCCACGTGGCTTCCAGACTGACTGTGTTGGTTCGGTTGATGCCTGTAACATTCAAGTAGCATACGAGAAGAAACTCAATAACGACTTCTTCGGTCCATTTGAGTCACTAAAAACACTCACTTCAGTCGGTGGAGAAATAGCCACGTTATCGGGTGAGTTCATGAATCCATACCCAGACGCTAAATTAGGGGTTATCGAGAAAGGTGCCTATGCAGATATCCTACTTCTTGATGGCAACCCTTTTGAAGACTTTTCTGTGGTCGGTACGGGAGATAAATGGTTTGGTGCTGAGAAACGTCCTGAGTCTCCAGAGACTATCCAGCTTATTATGAAAGATGGCGTTATCTATAAAAACACGCTTTAA
- a CDS encoding DUF3299 domain-containing protein, whose translation MNRLIILIVSVVSFSGFSSELIQLEWKDLKPTQTQNQIVLPELSYQQRQALQDVFTLSQYNDPESVSELAALKERLKADGLDTDALLKLRAEYIETQQRMAETVTTEFNGKKVRIPGFLVPVEFSAPLVATEFLLVPVAGACIHMPPPPANQIVRISYPKGYKVETVQYPVWVEGVMSSKLETDNLYLVDGNTDVTMGYTMNASLVKNYH comes from the coding sequence TTGAATAGATTAATTATCCTCATTGTGTCTGTCGTTTCATTTTCTGGTTTCTCTAGTGAATTGATTCAACTAGAGTGGAAAGACTTGAAGCCAACGCAGACACAAAATCAAATCGTGTTACCTGAGTTAAGTTACCAACAGCGCCAAGCATTGCAGGACGTTTTTACTCTATCGCAGTACAATGATCCAGAATCGGTCTCTGAGTTGGCCGCATTAAAAGAGAGGTTAAAAGCAGATGGACTTGATACTGATGCTCTTTTAAAACTGCGCGCCGAATACATTGAAACCCAACAACGGATGGCAGAAACCGTCACCACTGAATTTAATGGTAAAAAAGTGCGTATTCCCGGCTTTCTTGTTCCTGTTGAATTTTCAGCACCTTTAGTAGCCACTGAATTTTTGCTCGTTCCTGTGGCAGGTGCCTGTATACATATGCCTCCTCCTCCAGCAAATCAAATTGTGCGGATCTCTTATCCTAAGGGATATAAAGTAGAGACAGTGCAATATCCTGTTTGGGTTGAAGGTGTCATGTCATCGAAATTGGAAACCGACAATCTCTACCTTGTTGATGGCAATACAGATGTGACGATGGGTTACACTATGAATGCTTCTTTAGTGAAGAATTATCACTAA
- a CDS encoding type II toxin-antitoxin system Phd/YefM family antitoxin — MRIVSFTEARNGLKAVLDGVVNDADTTVITRRDSEDAVVMSLDYYNSLMETVHLLRSPQNAEHLNRSIAQYRAGKTTARELIDE; from the coding sequence ATGAGAATTGTATCTTTTACTGAGGCTAGAAATGGTCTTAAAGCTGTTTTAGATGGTGTAGTTAATGACGCAGACACAACAGTCATTACACGTCGTGACTCTGAAGATGCTGTGGTTATGTCTTTAGACTACTACAACAGTCTTATGGAGACAGTGCACTTACTACGCTCTCCTCAAAATGCTGAACACCTAAACCGATCAATAGCACAGTACCGTGCTGGTAAAACAACCGCACGAGAGTTGATTGATGAGTAG
- a CDS encoding Txe/YoeB family addiction module toxin has product MSSSQRLLSWTDEAWGDYLYWQSQDKKTLKRINKLINDVKRSSFEGIGKPESLKENLSGFWSRRIDDTNRLVYAIDDQAITIISCRYHY; this is encoded by the coding sequence ATGAGTAGTAGTCAACGTTTACTATCGTGGACTGATGAGGCTTGGGGGGACTATCTGTATTGGCAAAGCCAAGATAAGAAAACACTCAAGCGTATCAACAAACTCATTAATGATGTTAAGCGTTCTTCTTTTGAGGGGATTGGTAAACCAGAGTCGTTGAAAGAGAATTTATCTGGCTTTTGGTCTCGCCGCATTGACGACACAAATAGACTTGTTTACGCGATCGATGATCAAGCAATCACAATAATATCATGCCGCTACCACTACTAA
- a CDS encoding VOC family protein, translating to MRKLSVLTLGVVSLERSAKFYESVLELERTDYESSEIIFYHLDGAELALFPRDELAKDIGISQQISGFSGITLAHNVSSSKDVLSLLQKAKLHGGNIVKDGQPVFWGGFSGYFSDPDGHLWEVACGSKEYALEKERA from the coding sequence ATGAGAAAATTGTCAGTTTTGACATTAGGTGTGGTAAGTCTTGAACGCTCGGCGAAGTTTTACGAGTCGGTACTTGAGCTTGAACGAACTGACTACGAATCTAGTGAAATTATTTTTTATCACTTGGATGGTGCAGAGTTAGCTTTGTTTCCAAGAGATGAATTGGCCAAGGATATTGGCATCTCTCAACAAATTAGCGGGTTTTCGGGTATTACTCTCGCTCACAACGTGAGTTCTTCAAAAGACGTTTTATCTCTACTACAAAAAGCCAAGCTTCACGGTGGCAATATTGTCAAAGATGGACAGCCAGTGTTTTGGGGTGGTTTCTCGGGTTACTTCTCTGACCCAGATGGCCATCTATGGGAAGTAGCTTGTGGTTCAAAAGAATACGCACTAGAAAAAGAACGCGCCTAA
- a CDS encoding acyl-CoA desaturase translates to MSSKRPPLLWFNIFIFASSLLLAVVITPWYAFNYGMGWAHLIWFVVAFSFTNLSITAGYHRLWSHKTYQAHAVLKGIFAIGGAFSLQNSALHWSSDHREHHKHVDHDNKDPYSASRGFWYSHMGWMLRNYNQQTYSDYQNCRDLKKDKVVQWQHKYYAVLALLCNFGFPILLGIIYDDIVGMFLVVGAVRLFLSHHTTFFINSLAHIWGKQTFTDKNSARDNGILAFLTFGEGYHNFHHLFENDYRNGIYWWQYDPTKWLIKACSWVGLTEKLRVTPPLKIEKARATMMLKKAHDQLNAINAAPALARKLEQDFDSLMESMQDYYNSKMRLLQSKKQQVLKSHELEVLMIHHQQLKHQFHNQQQIWLSQIKRFA, encoded by the coding sequence GTGAGCAGTAAACGTCCACCACTACTATGGTTTAACATTTTTATATTTGCCTCGAGCTTGTTATTAGCCGTTGTCATTACCCCTTGGTATGCCTTTAACTATGGCATGGGTTGGGCACACTTAATATGGTTTGTGGTTGCATTTAGTTTTACTAACCTATCTATCACAGCGGGATACCACCGCTTGTGGAGTCATAAAACCTATCAAGCACATGCTGTGCTAAAGGGCATTTTTGCCATTGGCGGGGCATTTTCACTGCAAAATAGTGCTCTGCATTGGTCTTCTGATCACCGTGAACACCATAAGCATGTTGACCATGATAACAAAGACCCCTACTCCGCCTCCCGAGGCTTTTGGTATTCTCATATGGGTTGGATGCTGCGCAATTACAATCAGCAAACCTATTCGGATTACCAAAACTGTCGCGATTTAAAAAAAGATAAAGTGGTTCAGTGGCAACATAAATATTATGCTGTCCTTGCGCTACTGTGTAATTTTGGCTTCCCTATTTTACTGGGCATAATCTATGACGACATCGTTGGCATGTTTTTAGTTGTCGGTGCTGTAAGACTGTTTTTAAGCCACCATACCACCTTTTTTATCAATTCTTTGGCGCACATTTGGGGCAAGCAAACCTTCACCGATAAAAACTCGGCAAGAGACAACGGCATATTGGCATTTCTTACCTTTGGCGAGGGTTATCATAACTTTCATCATCTTTTTGAAAATGACTACCGCAACGGCATTTATTGGTGGCAATACGATCCCACAAAGTGGCTTATCAAAGCTTGCTCTTGGGTTGGATTAACTGAAAAACTGCGAGTGACTCCCCCGTTAAAAATTGAAAAGGCCCGCGCCACTATGATGCTAAAAAAGGCCCATGACCAACTGAATGCTATCAATGCGGCCCCTGCCTTAGCTCGCAAGCTTGAACAAGACTTCGACTCTCTGATGGAAAGCATGCAAGATTACTACAACAGTAAAATGCGCCTATTACAAAGTAAAAAACAGCAAGTATTAAAGAGTCATGAACTGGAAGTGTTGATGATTCACCACCAGCAACTCAAACACCAGTTTCACAACCAACAACAAATTTGGCTCAGCCAGATCAAACGCTTTGCCTAA
- a CDS encoding MmcQ/YjbR family DNA-binding protein, with protein sequence MNHNTFNQFCDSFKASTYVVQWGGSHVWKVAGKVFAIGFTLKDGQEAYTFKTSPRNYHFLQQSEGYRPAPYFANRGMKWIQQIQTSGSLDEELQYYLSESYGLVLSGVSKRKRMELGLMDESLK encoded by the coding sequence ATGAACCATAATACGTTCAACCAATTTTGTGATTCTTTCAAAGCATCAACCTATGTGGTGCAGTGGGGCGGATCTCATGTTTGGAAGGTGGCCGGAAAAGTGTTTGCTATTGGTTTTACACTAAAAGATGGGCAAGAGGCTTATACCTTTAAAACATCACCACGCAATTATCACTTTTTGCAACAAAGTGAAGGGTATCGGCCCGCCCCTTATTTTGCCAACCGTGGAATGAAGTGGATTCAGCAAATCCAAACCAGTGGCAGCTTAGATGAAGAGTTACAGTATTATCTATCGGAGTCGTATGGATTGGTGTTATCTGGTGTGAGTAAGCGCAAGCGAATGGAACTGGGTTTAATGGATGAATCACTTAAATAG
- a CDS encoding efflux RND transporter periplasmic adaptor subunit → MTNRNKSHSSIFAVATAFLLSATLCSPAFAKGPGGPRGEPSTIAVTTQDVGIHKVSQTLALVGKLKASQSVIISPEVSGVVQRIRVQTNQHVKTGQILVQLSNDKVKASVAEAQAYLNDEQRKLSEFERLRKSAAITLTEIEGQRASVDIAKARLSAAKAELNERTIKAPFSGQIGFVDFSLGKMVSAGTELLTLDNLSLMELDLQIPERYLPLLKTGMKVTAVSSAWGDQPFKGTLTGIDSRVNSDTLNLRVRINIDNKSEKLKPGMLVKATMEFPAIEAAIIPVQALQYLGTKRFVYVVDKDNLAQRREVFLGTRVGNEVVIDKGLEVGETIVVQGIVNMRDGAKVKVVQKEKGSEVSL, encoded by the coding sequence ATGACCAACAGAAATAAATCACACTCATCTATATTCGCTGTTGCTACAGCATTTCTATTGAGCGCAACTCTGTGCTCACCTGCTTTTGCAAAAGGTCCCGGAGGCCCTCGCGGCGAGCCATCTACTATTGCAGTGACCACGCAAGACGTTGGAATTCACAAAGTGTCACAAACACTGGCCTTAGTGGGCAAACTAAAAGCGTCTCAATCTGTCATTATCTCTCCAGAAGTGAGCGGTGTTGTTCAGCGCATTAGAGTGCAGACTAATCAGCATGTAAAAACTGGACAGATTTTAGTGCAGTTAAGCAACGATAAAGTCAAAGCATCGGTAGCGGAAGCTCAAGCCTACCTTAATGACGAACAACGTAAATTAAGTGAGTTTGAACGATTAAGAAAAAGCGCGGCTATAACATTAACCGAGATCGAAGGTCAGCGAGCCAGTGTTGATATTGCGAAGGCAAGGTTAAGTGCTGCGAAAGCAGAATTAAATGAACGAACTATAAAAGCGCCATTTTCTGGACAAATTGGTTTTGTCGATTTTAGCTTAGGTAAAATGGTCAGTGCCGGAACGGAGCTACTCACCTTAGATAATCTATCCCTTATGGAATTGGACTTACAAATTCCTGAGCGTTATTTGCCGTTATTGAAAACGGGTATGAAGGTGACTGCAGTTTCCAGTGCGTGGGGGGATCAACCCTTTAAAGGAACGCTCACCGGAATCGATTCACGAGTGAATTCCGATACTTTGAATTTGCGTGTCCGTATTAATATTGATAACAAGTCAGAAAAATTGAAACCGGGCATGTTAGTAAAAGCTACCATGGAGTTCCCTGCCATTGAGGCCGCAATTATTCCAGTGCAAGCTCTACAATACCTAGGTACTAAACGTTTTGTTTATGTAGTAGATAAAGACAATCTCGCCCAGCGCCGTGAAGTATTTTTAGGCACTCGTGTGGGTAACGAAGTGGTTATCGATAAAGGTCTCGAAGTAGGCGAAACCATTGTGGTACAAGGTATCGTTAATATGCGAGACGGCGCAAAAGTTAAAGTCGTACAGAAAGAAAAGGGCAGCGAGGTTAGTTTGTAA
- a CDS encoding multidrug efflux RND transporter permease subunit — protein sequence MLLSDVSVKRPVAAIVLSLLLCVFGIVSFSKLSVREMPDIDSSVVSIRTTYDGASATIIENQITSVIEDQLSGISGVDEITSTTRNGMSRISVTFDLGYDLNTGVSDVRDAVARAQSRLPDEADTPTVVKNNGSGEASLHINLSSDYLDRTELTDYVDRVLLDRFSLVSGVSSVEVSGGLYKVMYVKLKPTLMAGRAVTTSDITAALRTENIESPGGEVRNDSIVMSVRTDRIYNSAEDFDYLVVRRAADGTPIYLKDVADVYLGAKNEDSTFRSDGVVNVSLGIVPQSDANPLDVATAIHQQVDNIQKFLPKGTRLAVDYDSTVFIDRSISEVYNTLFMTGGLVILVLYIFIGQARATIIPAVTVPVSLISSFIAAYYLGFSINLITLMALILSIGLVVDDAIVVVENIFHHIERGEPPLLAAYKGTREVGFAVIATTLVLVMVFLPISFMDGMVGLLFTEFSVLLAMSVLFSSLIALTLTPVLGSKILSANVKPNRFNKGVEFLFAKLERGYRRAIGVALKLKWLAPIIILACMGGTYFLMKSVPAQLTPQEDRGVIFAFARGADATSYNRMALNMDVIESRLKPLLGKGLLKSFSIQAPAFNGNAGDQTGFVIMILEDWSVRDISASEALGVIRKTLADIPDVRVSPMLPGFRGRSSEPVQFVLGGSDYKELEKWADILKNEADASPFMDGASTDYSEKTPELVISIDKERAAELGIKQSDISDTLEVMLGGKSETTYVERGEEYDVYLRGDENSFNNITDLSQVYMRTAKGDLVTLDSVTKVNEVASAIRLSHYNKQKSITVKANLKEGATLGDALDYLDQKAIEILPNDISIHYSGESKDFKENQSSILVVFALALLVAYLVLAAQFESFINPLVVMFTVPMGVFGGFLGLVMMSQGLNVYSQIGMIMLIGMVTKNGILIVEFTNQLRDKGIAFEQAIIDASARRLRPILMTAFTTLAGSIPLIFSTGAGYESRVAVGTVIFFGMSFATLVTLFVIPAMYRLLSVNTRSPGHVEGLLNQEIELDIKGRSSH from the coding sequence ATGCTGTTATCTGATGTTTCTGTTAAACGTCCCGTTGCCGCTATTGTATTAAGTTTACTGCTGTGTGTTTTCGGGATAGTGTCCTTTTCTAAGTTATCGGTGCGTGAAATGCCCGATATTGATAGCTCTGTGGTATCTATTAGAACCACCTATGATGGGGCTTCGGCCACGATTATTGAGAATCAAATTACCTCAGTTATTGAGGATCAATTGTCGGGGATCAGTGGGGTCGATGAAATCACGTCCACTACCCGTAATGGTATGTCACGCATTTCGGTGACATTTGATCTGGGTTACGATCTCAATACAGGGGTTAGTGATGTTCGTGACGCTGTTGCGCGGGCGCAAAGTCGCCTTCCTGATGAGGCCGATACTCCTACCGTGGTTAAGAATAACGGCAGTGGTGAAGCATCGCTTCATATCAACCTTAGCTCCGACTACCTTGATCGCACCGAGTTAACCGATTATGTGGATCGTGTTCTTTTAGACCGGTTCAGCTTGGTTTCTGGGGTGAGCTCAGTGGAAGTGTCAGGTGGCCTATACAAGGTCATGTACGTTAAGTTAAAGCCTACGCTCATGGCGGGTAGAGCCGTAACAACATCGGATATTACCGCAGCACTGCGCACCGAAAACATTGAAAGCCCCGGTGGGGAAGTTCGTAATGACTCCATTGTTATGTCAGTGCGTACCGACCGTATTTATAATTCAGCAGAAGATTTTGATTATTTAGTGGTGCGCCGAGCTGCCGACGGCACACCTATTTACCTCAAAGATGTGGCTGATGTCTATTTAGGTGCAAAAAACGAGGACTCCACCTTCAGAAGTGATGGGGTGGTGAATGTGAGTTTAGGTATTGTCCCGCAATCGGACGCTAACCCGCTCGATGTCGCCACCGCGATTCATCAGCAAGTGGATAATATTCAAAAATTCTTGCCTAAAGGCACCCGTCTGGCGGTAGATTATGACTCGACCGTTTTCATCGACCGATCTATTTCTGAAGTGTATAACACGTTATTTATGACTGGCGGATTGGTTATTTTGGTGCTGTATATCTTTATAGGGCAAGCCAGAGCAACCATTATTCCGGCCGTCACCGTACCTGTATCGCTGATTTCTTCATTTATCGCCGCCTATTATTTGGGCTTTAGTATTAACCTTATCACCTTAATGGCGTTAATTTTGTCCATAGGTTTGGTGGTGGATGATGCCATAGTGGTGGTGGAAAATATTTTCCACCATATAGAGCGAGGAGAACCTCCGTTGCTGGCCGCCTATAAAGGGACCCGAGAGGTAGGCTTTGCAGTTATAGCCACAACGCTAGTATTGGTAATGGTATTTTTGCCTATCTCCTTTATGGACGGCATGGTAGGGCTGTTATTTACAGAATTCTCAGTACTGTTGGCCATGTCAGTGCTGTTTTCATCCTTGATCGCGTTAACCTTAACACCGGTGTTAGGCAGTAAAATCCTATCGGCCAATGTTAAGCCTAATCGTTTTAACAAAGGTGTTGAGTTTCTCTTTGCTAAGCTAGAGCGAGGCTATCGCCGCGCCATTGGTGTCGCTCTGAAACTTAAATGGCTCGCCCCTATCATCATTTTGGCGTGTATGGGTGGCACCTACTTTTTAATGAAGTCAGTTCCTGCTCAGTTAACACCGCAGGAAGATCGTGGGGTTATTTTTGCCTTTGCTCGAGGAGCGGATGCCACCAGTTATAACCGTATGGCGTTAAATATGGATGTCATTGAATCACGCTTAAAACCGCTGCTAGGAAAAGGGTTATTAAAATCGTTTTCTATCCAGGCGCCAGCGTTTAATGGTAACGCTGGGGATCAAACTGGCTTTGTGATTATGATTTTAGAAGATTGGTCGGTGCGTGATATATCAGCCAGTGAAGCACTCGGTGTTATTCGAAAGACACTGGCCGATATTCCCGATGTACGAGTTTCTCCAATGCTACCTGGTTTTAGAGGCCGCTCCAGTGAGCCGGTACAATTTGTGTTGGGTGGCTCCGATTATAAAGAGCTCGAAAAGTGGGCAGATATTCTGAAAAATGAAGCGGATGCCAGTCCATTTATGGATGGTGCCAGCACCGATTACTCAGAAAAGACCCCTGAACTGGTGATCTCTATTGATAAAGAGCGCGCCGCAGAACTGGGTATTAAACAAAGTGATATATCCGATACTCTAGAGGTGATGCTAGGAGGTAAATCTGAGACCACTTATGTAGAGCGCGGTGAAGAGTATGACGTCTATTTACGTGGTGATGAAAACAGCTTTAATAATATTACCGATCTCAGCCAGGTGTACATGCGTACCGCCAAGGGGGATCTGGTGACGTTAGACTCTGTGACTAAGGTGAACGAAGTGGCTTCGGCAATTCGCTTATCTCACTACAATAAGCAAAAGTCGATTACCGTTAAAGCCAACCTAAAAGAGGGGGCAACACTTGGTGATGCACTCGATTATTTAGATCAAAAAGCCATTGAGATCTTACCTAATGATATTTCGATTCACTATTCTGGGGAGTCGAAAGACTTTAAAGAAAACCAATCGTCTATCTTAGTGGTCTTTGCTCTCGCCTTATTAGTCGCCTATTTGGTATTAGCTGCGCAATTTGAGAGTTTTATTAACCCGTTAGTGGTGATGTTTACCGTTCCTATGGGGGTCTTTGGTGGCTTCTTAGGCTTGGTTATGATGTCGCAAGGCTTGAACGTGTATAGCCAGATAGGGATGATCATGCTGATAGGCATGGTAACCAAAAATGGTATTTTGATTGTTGAGTTCACCAACCAATTACGTGATAAAGGCATAGCATTTGAGCAAGCGATCATTGATGCTTCAGCGCGTCGTTTAAGACCGATATTAATGACCGCCTTTACCACTCTTGCAGGTTCTATCCCATTGATTTTCTCAACAGGTGCCGGTTATGAAAGCCGAGTGGCCGTTGGTACAGTCATCTTCTTTGGTATGTCGTTTGCCACTTTGGTTACCTTGTTTGTCATCCCTGCAATGTACCGTTTGCTATCGGTAAACACTCGCTCACCAGGCCATGTGGAAGGGTTGCTTAATCAAGAGATTGAATTGGACATTAAGGGACGCAGTAGCCATTAA
- a CDS encoding outer membrane beta-barrel protein has protein sequence MYLGGGDVGFSPDGDSTNIFSSPSLIIGGGQSFNDHFNMEGFFRYSEASDKTKTFETNYYELGLSFVLSSGELGNTPLELFTRSSAIATYIKDHDTSNGGREDIGDTSGAIFTVGAGLQWNMNADYWLRAEYLYGFATADLGDDTPDYDGLQVSIGLDF, from the coding sequence ATTTATTTAGGTGGCGGCGACGTCGGTTTCTCTCCTGATGGCGATTCAACCAATATTTTTTCAAGCCCTAGTTTGATTATCGGTGGTGGCCAATCGTTTAATGACCACTTCAATATGGAAGGCTTTTTCCGCTATTCCGAAGCATCAGATAAAACCAAAACTTTTGAAACAAACTACTACGAGTTAGGTTTATCTTTTGTGCTCTCATCGGGAGAATTAGGCAATACACCATTAGAGTTATTTACACGCAGTAGCGCCATAGCCACCTATATAAAAGACCACGACACTAGCAATGGTGGACGTGAAGATATAGGCGATACCTCAGGAGCGATATTTACTGTGGGTGCCGGCCTGCAATGGAATATGAATGCAGACTATTGGCTACGAGCAGAATATCTGTACGGCTTCGCTACCGCAGATCTTGGCGACGACACCCCCGATTATGATGGGTTGCAAGTTAGCATAGGTCTTGATTTTTAA
- a CDS encoding DUF1244 domain-containing protein — protein MTQAKHSQLSQQEQDKLDAAVFRRLLAHLDSNKDVQNIDLMILAGFCRNCFSKWYTAEAKQNGLDIDIDDARQRVYGMTYDEWKSKHQLPATPEQLAAFEAKNKK, from the coding sequence TTGACTCAAGCAAAGCACTCACAATTATCGCAACAAGAGCAAGATAAGTTAGATGCAGCCGTATTTCGTCGTTTACTGGCTCATTTAGATAGCAATAAAGATGTGCAAAATATTGATTTAATGATTTTAGCGGGCTTTTGTCGTAACTGCTTTAGTAAGTGGTATACAGCAGAAGCGAAACAAAATGGGTTGGACATAGATATTGATGACGCTCGTCAGCGCGTGTATGGAATGACGTATGACGAGTGGAAGAGCAAGCATCAATTGCCAGCCACTCCCGAGCAATTAGCGGCTTTTGAGGCAAAGAACAAAAAATAA
- a CDS encoding PLP-dependent cysteine synthase family protein, which yields MHTAVNHSHNWVKRAIQLIESDYQRSADTHLIKLNVAAFPAVDIYLKDESTHPTGSLKHRLARSLFLYALCNGWIGPNTPIIESSSGSTAVSEAYFARMLGLPFIAVMPKGTAKKKIEQIEFYGGRAHLVDRSDEIYAESHRLAKELDGHYMDQFTYAERATDWRGNNNIANSIFSQMKLEQHPIPKWIVMSPGTGGTSATIGRFIRYQQCDSKLCVVDPEHSVFYDYFQTGNSTTTLDRGSNIEGIGRPRVEPSFIAGVVDEMIKVPDSHSIVTMQWLHEHLGRKVGPSTGTNLYGVLQLAKKMQQNGESGSIVTLLCDSGERYLDTYYNPQWIEQTIGDISISRDHLKQLLS from the coding sequence ATGCACACTGCAGTCAATCACTCGCACAACTGGGTCAAGCGCGCCATTCAGCTTATTGAATCGGACTATCAACGATCCGCTGACACCCACCTGATCAAATTGAATGTTGCGGCATTTCCTGCGGTAGATATTTACCTTAAAGATGAAAGCACGCACCCTACAGGTTCACTGAAGCACCGTCTCGCTCGCTCACTATTTTTGTATGCATTGTGTAATGGTTGGATAGGCCCTAACACCCCCATTATTGAATCCTCTTCGGGAAGTACCGCAGTCTCAGAAGCGTACTTTGCCCGCATGTTAGGCCTGCCTTTTATTGCTGTAATGCCAAAAGGCACGGCTAAGAAGAAAATTGAACAAATTGAGTTTTATGGTGGTCGCGCCCATCTAGTGGATCGCTCCGATGAAATCTATGCAGAATCTCACCGCTTAGCCAAAGAGCTAGACGGTCACTATATGGATCAATTTACTTACGCTGAGCGTGCTACAGACTGGCGAGGCAACAACAACATTGCGAACTCTATATTCAGCCAAATGAAACTAGAGCAGCACCCTATTCCAAAATGGATCGTTATGAGCCCAGGTACGGGTGGCACTTCCGCCACCATTGGCCGATTTATTCGTTACCAACAGTGCGACAGCAAGTTGTGTGTTGTGGACCCTGAACATTCAGTATTTTATGATTATTTCCAAACAGGAAATAGCACCACCACTTTAGATCGTGGCAGTAATATCGAAGGCATAGGGCGACCACGAGTAGAGCCGAGCTTTATTGCCGGTGTGGTAGACGAAATGATCAAAGTCCCTGACTCACATAGCATAGTTACCATGCAATGGCTTCATGAACACTTAGGGCGCAAAGTGGGGCCATCTACAGGCACTAATTTATATGGGGTTTTGCAACTGGCGAAAAAAATGCAACAAAATGGAGAGTCTGGCTCTATTGTCACCTTGTTGTGTGACAGTGGCGAACGCTATCTCGACACTTACTACAACCCACAATGGATTGAACAAACCATAGGTGATATCAGTATCAGTCGTGATCACCTAAAACAACTTCTCAGTTAA